TTAGTAGGATCAATTACTGTATCAGCACCTAATTCCATGGCTAAGATCTTTCTCTTTTCGCTTATCTCTGTAATGAAAATTTCTCCAGCTCCTGATCTTTTTAACACCTCTAGTGTTACCAACCCTATTGGGCCAGCTCCTTGAATTAGGATTGAATTTCCAGGTTTAAATCCTGATAAATTAACTGCATGCAGTACATTAGATAAAGGATCAACCAGAGTAGCATGTAATAATGACAATTGATCTGGAAGTTTATACACAATGTGCTCAGGAAGTTTAACATATTCTGCTAACGCGCCATTTATAGTTATTCCAGTCATTTGTAGATCATCACATAGTGAAGGTTTACCTGATAAACAATATTTGCATCGGCCACATGGTATATAACCATTTGCTGTTACACGGTCTCCCTTTCTAAACCTTTTAACATCAACACCAACCTCCTCAACAATACCAGAAAATTCATGACCAATAATGAGCCCACTAACATAATTTCCTGTTTTAAACGCGGTAACGTCAGATCCACAAATTCCGCAATATGCAACTTTTATAAGAACTTCATTGGATTCTATTTCTGGTATTTCAACATCTTCAATCCTAATATCCTCTTTACCATAAAAAATTGCAGCTTTCATAGTATTCATAGGTTCTTAAATATTTATAAAGTTTTTCATAAATTGAATAGAATCTCTCCATTTTATACAAGATTATTTCATAAGTTACATTATGACTGTGCGTCTTTCATTTAAATATCATCTTTACTTTCTTAACAATTCTGTTCACGTCTGGTAAGATCTCTTTTTCTAATGGCTCAGAGAAAGGTATTGGAACATTTGGATTTGCAATTCGCATTATTGGAGCTTTTAGTTTATCATATAATTCTGGACTTTCAGCTATTATTGCTGAAATTTCTCCAGATAACCCATATGAAAGATAGTCCTCATCAACTATCAACACCCTTTTTGTTTTCTTAACTGATTCTAAAATAGTTTTTACATCAAGTGGTACTAAACTTCTTAAATCTATAACTTCTACGCTAATACCTTCGTTAGCGAGCTCGTTTGCAGCTTCAAGGGCTAAATGAACAGTATACGCAATACCTATAATTGTAATATCTGTACCTTCACGTGCGATTTTTGCTTTTCCAAGAGGTATCATATAAGGTTCTTCTGGCACATGAGTGAAAGATCCAGGTGGTAAAAAAGGAACACCATAAAGTAATTTATGCTCTAAAAATATGACTGGATTGTTACTTCTAATTGATGAGATTAGCATTCCTTTTGCATCAAAAGGATTCGACGGTGCTACAACATATAATCCTGGAATGTGCGCAAATACTGAGTATAAGACCTGAGAATGCTGTGCAGCATCACCGTAACCTCCCCCAATAGGTGCTCTTATCACCATAGGGATTTTTAATTGACCACCTGACATATATCTCAATTTAGCTAAGTGATTTAATATCTGATCCATTGCTACTAACGAAAAATCAACCATTTGCAGTTCAACAATAGGTCGTAAACCTGCAATAGCAGCACCAATTCCTAATCCCACAAATGCACTTTCGCTAATTGGAGTATCAAGAACTCTATTAGATCCAAATCTTTCCAAAAGATTTTGCGTGCACCAAAAAGCTCCGCCAAGCACACCAACATCCTCTCCTAGTAATATTACCCTATCATCCCTCATCATCTCTTCTTTTATTGCTTCATTTATTGCTTCATACATTCCCAACTGTCTTTTACCTTCTCTGGCATTATACTCATCTAATGTTCTTTCCTCAACATAAATATCGGTATAGGCACTATCGGCTGCTGGGAATGGAGATTCTATTGCAAAATTTATAGCATTTTTTATATGTCTTTGAATGCCCTCTTTTATAGTTTTCAACTCTTCATCGGTGGCTATTTTTTCATTTAATATTTTATTTTCGAGTTTTAATATTGGATCATTGCTAGCCCATATTCTTTTCTCTTCATCATTTCTATAAACCTCGCTATCAACGAGCTCAACATGTGGGCGCAAACGGTATGTTCTAACTTCTAATAATACGGGCTTCTTTTCATTTCTGACATAACTAATAACCTTTTTTGCAATAGCTTTTACTTGTAAAACATCATTACCATCTAATATTTCATAGTTTTTTATATTATAAGCAATCCCCCGCTGAGCATTATATTCAACAGAAGTGCTTTTTTCTTTTGCTAAGCTGAAACCATATTTATTATCTTCAACAACAAATATTATTGGTAAGCTCCATAAGCTTGCTAAATTTAAAGTTTCGTG
This region of Thermoprotei archaeon genomic DNA includes:
- a CDS encoding alcohol dehydrogenase catalytic domain-containing protein; this translates as MKAAIFYGKEDIRIEDVEIPEIESNEVLIKVAYCGICGSDVTAFKTGNYVSGLIIGHEFSGIVEEVGVDVKRFRKGDRVTANGYIPCGRCKYCLSGKPSLCDDLQMTGITINGALAEYVKLPEHIVYKLPDQLSLLHATLVDPLSNVLHAVNLSGFKPGNSILIQGAGPIGLVTLEVLKRSGAGEIFITEISEKRKILAMELGADTVIDPTKENLPAIIEKETKGEGVDIVFDTTGAPSTLEANFTLVKKGGEIIVIGITEEPVMSDFFTLVVNELTIKGSYGGFNEYPKAIEWLANNHITANKIITSIISLEDLLEKGFKVLIGPAKEGKVVVKLAGGE
- a CDS encoding dehydrogenase E1 component subunit alpha/beta, with amino-acid sequence MKVGFKFLSFEPKLIEETGTFEFSKDEIMDLYKKMVMIRVFEEELLRHYENLEIRGELHLVIGQEAVAVGIVSELRDIDYLVSTHRSHGHVLSKGVDPKLIVAEIYGKEAGLCRGKGGHMHLIDISKKVLTTGIVGGGIPIGAGLAFASKYLGGDSITVVFLGDGASNQGVFHETLNLASLWSLPIIFVVEDNKYGFSLAKEKSTSVEYNAQRGIAYNIKNYEILDGNDVLQVKAIAKKVISYVRNEKKPVLLEVRTYRLRPHVELVDSEVYRNDEEKRIWASNDPILKLENKILNEKIATDEELKTIKEGIQRHIKNAINFAIESPFPAADSAYTDIYVEERTLDEYNAREGKRQLGMYEAINEAIKEEMMRDDRVILLGEDVGVLGGAFWCTQNLLERFGSNRVLDTPISESAFVGLGIGAAIAGLRPIVELQMVDFSLVAMDQILNHLAKLRYMSGGQLKIPMVIRAPIGGGYGDAAQHSQVLYSVFAHIPGLYVVAPSNPFDAKGMLISSIRSNNPVIFLEHKLLYGVPFLPPGSFTHVPEEPYMIPLGKAKIAREGTDITIIGIAYTVHLALEAANELANEGISVEVIDLRSLVPLDVKTILESVKKTKRVLIVDEDYLSYGLSGEISAIIAESPELYDKLKAPIMRIANPNVPIPFSEPLEKEILPDVNRIVKKVKMIFK